Within the Candidatus Schekmanbacteria bacterium genome, the region GCAGTCGGTAGCTTTGCGGCTTATATGTGAGCGTGAGGAAGAGATTAAAAATTTCGTTTCAGAGGAGTATTGGACAATCGATGCCATAAATGAGGCGGCTCAACCGCCAACTTTCAAATCGCGTCTCATAGAATTCAAGAATGAAAAAATAAAGATTGCCAATAAGGAAGAATCAGACAGGATAGTTGATGAAGTTGGGAAAGAAAAGTTTACTGTTAAAAAGATTACAAAGAAGGAAAGAAAACGCTATCCTTTGCCTCCGTTTATAACAAGTACTCTTCAACAGGAAGCATACCGGCATTATGGTTTTTCAGCAAAAAAAACTATGGTAATTGCTCAACAACTTTATGAAGGGCTTGATATAGGCGAAGAAGGCACGACAGGTTTGATTACCTATATGAGGACAGATTCGGTAAGAGTAGCAGATGAGGCAAAGAGAGCGGCAAGAGAATTCATCAAAGAAAAATATGGAGACAAATACTTCCCGAAACAATCACCTGAATATGCTTCGGGAAAAAGCGCGCAAGATGCACATGAAGCCATTAGGCCTACTTCGCCTGCAAGAGAACCTGAAGCAATAGCTCAATATCTTTCAAAAGATCAGATGAAGATTTATTCACTTATTTGGAAAAGGTTTATAAGCAGTCAAATGACGCCATCGATAATTGATTCCACTTCTGTTGATATTTCAGCCGGAGACTACCTTTTTAGGGCAAATGGCAATGTATTGAAATTTGATGGTTTCAGAAAAGTATATACTGAAAAGAAGGATGAAGAATCTTCAGAGAATGGCAATGGGAACGATAAAGATGTATATTTGCCGGAAATGAGGGAAGGCGAAGAAGTAAAACTCCTTGAGTTGATTCCAAAACAGCATTTTACCGAACCGCCGCCAAGATATACGGAAGCAACTTTGGTGAAACAACTTGAAAAATTGGGCATTGGAAGACCAAGCACCTATGCAACGATTATGGACACTATCCAGAACCGAAATTATACAATCAAGGAAAAAAAGAAATTCGTTCCTACAGACCTTGGAATTCTTATAAATAAACTCTTAGTGAAAAGCTTTCCTGATATTATTAATACTGACTTTACCGCTTCAATGGAAAATCGCCTCGATGAAATAGAAGAAGGCAAGTCTGATAGGTTGATAGTTCTCAATGAGTTTTATGAGAAATTTGAAAAAGACCTTGCCGCTGCTCAGAAAGAAATGGAAGTTGAGGAGGAGATTACTGAGATCAAATGCGACAAATGTGGAAATATGATGGTAAAGAAATGGGGCAGAAATGGTCCCTTCCTTGCATGCCCCGCCTATCCTGAATGCAAGAATACCAAAGATTTTACGACAGACGAAGAAGGAAATATAAAAATAATCGATGATATTGAAACTGACGAGATATGTGAAAAATGCGGCAGAAAAATGGTTGTAAAGCAGGGACGTTTTGGGAGATTTCTTGCCTGCACCGGCTATCCTGAATGCAAGAATACAAAGAAGATTGCAGTTGAGAATGGGGAGGTCGTAAAAAAATCTAAATCCAAACTTCTCGATGAAAAGTGTCCAAAGTGCGGGAAGCCGCTTGCCCAGAGAAGCGGACGATATGGAGAATTCATTTCATGCTCAGGTTATCCAAAATGCCGTTTTATAAAACCTCAGGAAACAGGTGTCAAATGCCTTAAAGAAGGATGCGACGGCAATATAGTGCAGAAGAAAAGTAGAAAAGGCATATTTTATGGGTGTGATAGGTATCCTGACTGTGACTTTGCAATATGGGATAAGCCAATAAACAAAGAATGCCCTGAATGCGGCAGCCA harbors:
- the topA gene encoding type I DNA topoisomerase: MASKLIIVESPAKAKTINKIVGKDFKVKATIGHIKDLPKSKLGINIENGFEPTYTTIKGKSKTIKELKEAAEKVKEVYIASDPDREGEMIAWHVASVIDHKKKNGKKIYRVLFNEITRDAVKKAIESPGEIDENKVEAQQARRVLDRLVGYKISPLLWKKVMYGLSAGRVQSVALRLICEREEEIKNFVSEEYWTIDAINEAAQPPTFKSRLIEFKNEKIKIANKEESDRIVDEVGKEKFTVKKITKKERKRYPLPPFITSTLQQEAYRHYGFSAKKTMVIAQQLYEGLDIGEEGTTGLITYMRTDSVRVADEAKRAAREFIKEKYGDKYFPKQSPEYASGKSAQDAHEAIRPTSPAREPEAIAQYLSKDQMKIYSLIWKRFISSQMTPSIIDSTSVDISAGDYLFRANGNVLKFDGFRKVYTEKKDEESSENGNGNDKDVYLPEMREGEEVKLLELIPKQHFTEPPPRYTEATLVKQLEKLGIGRPSTYATIMDTIQNRNYTIKEKKKFVPTDLGILINKLLVKSFPDIINTDFTASMENRLDEIEEGKSDRLIVLNEFYEKFEKDLAAAQKEMEVEEEITEIKCDKCGNMMVKKWGRNGPFLACPAYPECKNTKDFTTDEEGNIKIIDDIETDEICEKCGRKMVVKQGRFGRFLACTGYPECKNTKKIAVENGEVVKKSKSKLLDEKCPKCGKPLAQRSGRYGEFISCSGYPKCRFIKPQETGVKCLKEGCDGNIVQKKSRKGIFYGCDRYPDCDFAIWDKPINKECPECGSHYLLQKKKRKNQPSVIVCPNEECGYEEADSFEEG